The sequence GCGGGTGTTCCTGTGGAACACCCGCTTCAGTCCACCAAATGGGAAATCGCCCTGCGAGAAATTGATGACCTTCAGGGGACGGTCCACTACGGGATGGTGCTCGCTGACGCTGGATATGGCATCAGCACCAGGTTCAGACGAGCATTGACCCAACGTGGCCTGCGCTGGTCGGTCGGTACCGTCAAAACCCAACACGTCTACCCCCCTAATGTCCGGTTGATCCCTATCCCAAAGCATTTTCGGGGGCGCCCTCCCAGACATCCAACGCCATCCGAAGAGACCGAGACCATTGAGTCCGTGCTCAGTCGTGAACCCTGGCGACGTGTGATGTGGCGCCAGGGAACCAAAGGACCGCTGATCGGCACGTTCGCCGCGAAGTACGTCCGTCTCGCTGATGGCAATGAGAACGCACGTGGACCACATCTTCCAGGGGAAGGTGCCTGGGTGATCGGTGAGCAACGAGCCCAGGGTGAAAAGAAGTATTACATTTGCAATCTGCCGCCTGGAACGGCATTTGAGCACCTCATCCAAGTGACCAAACAGCGCTGGGCCTGTGAACTGGGTCACCGGGAACTCAAGCAGGAAGTTGGGCTGGATCATTTCGAAGGGCGAAGCTGGCAAGGTTTGCACCATCACGCGGTGCTCTGTCTCATTGCACTGCTGTTCCTGCAATGGCTGCGCTTGTCGCAACTGGATGGACTGTTCGGTGAAACTGTCCCAGCCATTCGACGTGAAATCGCCGGGGATCATCCCCGGCGATTCAGGACACAGCTTCGATATTGTCCGTCCTGCACAGCCTTATTCAGTGGACCCTAAATATCCCCAAAGTACAGCTAGAGGCTGCCAGGAACCCTACCCAAGAAAGGGCCTGATTTTCGCCAACATCAGAACGCAAGCAGCGACGAAA comes from Deinococcus aerolatus and encodes:
- a CDS encoding IS701 family transposase, encoding MLAFLFKRTQLPRWTRHFPTWFSPLLMCFRHQSQRLWAPTYVQGLCSAAHRKSMQPLADQVAPGTYDQIQHFITDSPWSIQGLERIVADRAQHLLGGKNAVLIIDDTCLTKFGSSSVGVGRQYSGQAGKITNCQCLVSVTLARDEIPIPLRLKLFLPSEWSANTDRCARAGVPVEHPLQSTKWEIALREIDDLQGTVHYGMVLADAGYGISTRFRRALTQRGLRWSVGTVKTQHVYPPNVRLIPIPKHFRGRPPRHPTPSEETETIESVLSREPWRRVMWRQGTKGPLIGTFAAKYVRLADGNENARGPHLPGEGAWVIGEQRAQGEKKYYICNLPPGTAFEHLIQVTKQRWACELGHRELKQEVGLDHFEGRSWQGLHHHAVLCLIALLFLQWLRLSQLDGLFGETVPAIRREIAGDHPRRFRTQLRYCPSCTALFSGP